In the bacterium genome, GGAACGGGTTATCCCGATGGATTAAAAAAGGATGAAATACCAATAGGTGCGAGGATAATTGCCTTAGCAAATGCCTGGGAGGCAATGACAGGGGAAAGGCCATATCGCCAATCAAAAACAACGGAAGAGGCAATTGCTGAGATAAAAAGCAAAAAGGGAACCCAGTTTGATCCTGAGATAACAGATATTTTTCTTTCTATGATAGAAAGATGAAAAAAAACTAAAAATGCAAAACTACAACTTAAAACTCAAAACTATTTTTTTCTTCTTGTGGTTTCCTTTTCTTATCTTTTGTGAAGAAAAGATTCTTCTTTATAATCAGGATGCTAACCTTTATGTGTATGCTCCATATCTTCAAGAGAAGGAGCTTGTATCTTTAAAAGAGGCTTCCTCTGCCTTTAAGGCAACATTTGATTTTAACCCTGTTATTCAGGAGGCATCTTTAAAAAAGGATGGGATAAAATGCTTTTTATGGGCTAATAAGAATAGGGCTATCCTTGATAAAAAAGAGATTATCCTTCCCTTTCCTCCTAAACTTATCTCTTCCAAGATCTATGTTCCTATTGAGCTTATTAAGGCATTTGCTGAAAGGCTCAATATGGAATTAAGGCTTGACGATAAAAGGATAGTGATTGCAAAAAAAGGGAATCTTCTTGCTAATCCAAAGGATGGCTTTTGGCATATTCTAAAAGATGGAGAAACCTTATGGAGGGTTTCTCAAAATTATGGTGTAGAGCTTTCCTCCCTCCTTTCCTTAAATAAAATCATTGACCCAAGGTTTGTTACGCCAGGAACAATGCTTTATATTCCCAATCCTCCTTTAAGCAAAAAAGATGAAAATCTTAAACCCCAAACCCCTAACCTCGAATTAACCACCCCTATTTTAGAAAAAAAGCCAGAGGATAAATCCATTCTTCAAAAATATGGGATAAAAAAGATAGTCCTAGACCCAGGCCATGGAGGAAAGGACCCTGGTGCTATTGGAAAAAGTGGGTTAAAAGAAAAGGATGTTGTCCTTGATATAGCCTTAAGGCTTTCCAATCAGCTCAAAAAAAGCCTTCCAGATACAGAAATAATCTTAACCAGGGATGCTGATTATTATATTCCCCTTGCGGAAAGAACAGGCCTGGCAAATTTTAAGAAGGCAGATCTTTTTATCTCAATCCATGCAAATGCTGCATTCTCAAGAGCCGCCTCTGGATTTGAGGTCTATCACCTATCCGCTGTTGCCTCTGATAAATATTCAGAGGAGATAGCAGAGGCAGAGAATATGGTGGTAGAAAGGTTTAAGGAAAAAAACTCTAGCTTATTAACCGAGCTTATCCTTAAGGATATTGCCCAAACTGAGTTTATCAATGAAAGCATTGAACTTGGTCTGCTTGTTCAAAATAGGGTATCTGAAAGGCTTTCTATGAAGGATAGGGGTGTTAAGTCTGCATTTTTCTATGTTTTGCGTGATGCAAAGATGCCCGCTATTCTTATTGAAACAGGCTTTCTTTCAAATGCATCTGAGGAGGCAAGAATGAAGAAAGAGGATTTCAAAGAAGGCATGGTTAATGCTATATGTAATGCTATTGTTAGTTATAAGGAGCAATATGAAAAAAAGCTGGTTGAAAGATGAAATGGTTAGCAATTATCCTCTCTATTATCATCATTGCCCTTCTCATTGTTGTTTTCTTTCCAAAAAAAATAGAAAAGGGAATATTTGTTCCTCCATCTAATAAAATAAAAATCTGCCTTTTTTTTCCAGATGATCAAGAAGAATATTTAATTCCAGAACAAAGGGAAATTGAAAAAAAGGAAAAAGAGGAAACAATAGCAAGGTTCATTATAGATGAGCTATTTAAAGGACCTTCACAAGAAAGCCTTCATTCAGCAATTCCAGAGGGAACAAAATTAAGGGAGGTCTATATCTATGATGGTGTGCTTTATGTTGACCTATCACAGGAGGTTTCAAAAAATCATCCAGGTGGTTCAGCCGCTGAGATTGCTACCATATTTTCTATTGTCAACACCTTGACATTTAACCTTCCACAATATCCGGTTAAGATTCTCATAAGCGGAAAGGAACAAGAAACATTGGCAGGTCATATTAGCCTAGAGGAAGCCTTTATT is a window encoding:
- a CDS encoding N-acetylmuramoyl-L-alanine amidase, whose product is MYAPYLQEKELVSLKEASSAFKATFDFNPVIQEASLKKDGIKCFLWANKNRAILDKKEIILPFPPKLISSKIYVPIELIKAFAERLNMELRLDDKRIVIAKKGNLLANPKDGFWHILKDGETLWRVSQNYGVELSSLLSLNKIIDPRFVTPGTMLYIPNPPLSKKDENLKPQTPNLELTTPILEKKPEDKSILQKYGIKKIVLDPGHGGKDPGAIGKSGLKEKDVVLDIALRLSNQLKKSLPDTEIILTRDADYYIPLAERTGLANFKKADLFISIHANAAFSRAASGFEVYHLSAVASDKYSEEIAEAENMVVERFKEKNSSLLTELILKDIAQTEFINESIELGLLVQNRVSERLSMKDRGVKSAFFYVLRDAKMPAILIETGFLSNASEEARMKKEDFKEGMVNAICNAIVSYKEQYEKKLVER
- a CDS encoding GerMN domain-containing protein, yielding MKWLAIILSIIIIALLIVVFFPKKIEKGIFVPPSNKIKICLFFPDDQEEYLIPEQREIEKKEKEETIARFIIDELFKGPSQESLHSAIPEGTKLREVYIYDGVLYVDLSQEVSKNHPGGSAAEIATIFSIVNTLTFNLPQYPVKILISGKEQETLAGHISLEEAFIFNKDVVK